One Cellulomonas soli DNA window includes the following coding sequences:
- a CDS encoding MBL fold metallo-hydrolase, with protein sequence MQIVEVLAPVLGARCLVVGADDGSCVVVDAGAGVAARVESVVRERGWIVRAVLATHGHLDHTWDCGVLSARWDVPVLLHRDDVYRLADPFGTLGVLGAGVAGAASDATSPLGEALRAAGVDPGAYVRPARVEPFGVEPGVGGRSADVELVLGGVRLVARHAPGHTEGSTLYLLDASAGGGVLVPVVLAGDVLFAGSVGRTDLPGGDAVVMARTLREVVAVLPPGARVLPGHGPASDVASELRRNPYLAGV encoded by the coding sequence GTGCAGATCGTCGAGGTGCTGGCCCCCGTTCTCGGTGCGCGATGCCTGGTCGTCGGGGCGGACGACGGCTCGTGCGTGGTCGTCGACGCCGGCGCGGGTGTCGCCGCGCGGGTCGAGTCGGTGGTCCGCGAGCGCGGCTGGATCGTTCGGGCGGTGCTCGCGACGCACGGTCATCTGGACCACACGTGGGACTGCGGGGTGCTGTCCGCGCGGTGGGACGTGCCGGTGCTGCTGCACCGCGACGACGTGTACCGGCTGGCGGACCCGTTCGGCACGTTGGGTGTGCTGGGTGCCGGGGTGGCGGGGGCGGCGTCGGACGCCACGAGCCCGTTGGGCGAGGCGTTGCGGGCGGCCGGTGTGGACCCGGGGGCGTACGTGCGTCCTGCGCGTGTCGAGCCGTTCGGTGTCGAGCCGGGCGTGGGCGGTCGTTCTGCGGACGTCGAGCTGGTGCTCGGCGGGGTGCGGCTCGTGGCGCGGCACGCGCCGGGGCACACGGAGGGGTCGACGTTGTACCTGCTCGATGCCTCCGCGGGTGGGGGCGTGCTGGTGCCGGTGGTGCTGGCCGGTGACGTGCTGTTCGCCGGGAGCGTGGGTCGGACCGATCTGCCGGGCGGGGACGCGGTGGTGATGGCGCGCACGTTGCGTGAGGTGGTGGCGGTGCTGCCCCCGGGGGCGAGGGTGCTTCCGGGGCATGGTCCGGCCAGTGATGTGGCGAGCGAGCTGCGGCGCAACCCGTACCTGGCGGGCGTCTGA
- the hisS gene encoding histidine--tRNA ligase — MARPTPLSGFPEWLPDGRIVEQHVLDVLRRTFELHGFAGIETRAVEPLDQLLRKGETSKEVYVLRRLQEDPAEAQADKAGQLGLHFDLTVPFARYVLENAGHLAFPFRRYQIQKVWRGERPQDGRFREFVQADIDVVGAGDLPYHYEVELPLVMAEALTSLRSIGVPPVRVLVNNRKVAEGFYRGLGLADVEAVLRSIDKLDKVGADAVAELLVAEAGATPEQARACLDLAAISGADASVIDEVRALAVGHAVVSDLLEEGLAELGALIEAAAVRAPGVVVADLKIARGLDYYTGSVYETVLVGHEQLGSICSGGRYDTLATDGANTYPGVGLSIGVSRLVSRLLSAGLVRVSRKVPSAVLVAVTSEESRTRSDAVAGALRSRGIPVEVAPSAAKFGKQIRHADRRGIPFVWFVGEPDADGVVQADQVKDIRSGEQVAAEAGSWAPPAEDLWPTVLPATVPQA; from the coding sequence ATGGCGCGTCCCACACCTCTGTCCGGCTTTCCTGAGTGGCTCCCTGACGGTCGCATCGTCGAGCAGCACGTCCTGGATGTGCTGCGCCGCACGTTCGAGCTGCACGGGTTCGCCGGGATCGAGACGCGGGCCGTCGAGCCGCTGGACCAGCTGCTGCGCAAGGGCGAGACCTCGAAGGAGGTCTACGTGCTGCGTCGTCTGCAGGAGGATCCGGCGGAGGCGCAGGCGGACAAGGCTGGTCAGCTGGGGCTGCACTTCGACCTGACGGTGCCGTTCGCGCGGTACGTGCTGGAGAACGCGGGGCACCTGGCGTTCCCGTTCCGGCGGTACCAGATCCAGAAGGTGTGGCGGGGTGAGCGGCCGCAGGACGGTCGGTTCCGGGAGTTCGTGCAGGCGGACATCGACGTTGTCGGTGCCGGTGACCTGCCGTACCACTACGAGGTCGAGCTGCCGTTGGTGATGGCCGAGGCGTTGACGTCGTTGCGGTCGATCGGTGTGCCGCCGGTGCGAGTCCTGGTGAACAACCGCAAGGTGGCCGAGGGCTTCTACCGGGGTCTGGGGCTGGCGGACGTCGAGGCGGTGCTGCGCAGCATCGACAAGCTGGACAAGGTCGGTGCGGACGCGGTGGCGGAGCTCCTCGTGGCGGAGGCGGGTGCGACGCCCGAGCAGGCGCGTGCGTGCCTGGACCTGGCGGCGATCTCCGGTGCGGATGCGAGCGTGATCGACGAGGTCCGGGCGCTGGCGGTCGGTCACGCGGTCGTCTCCGACCTGCTGGAGGAGGGGCTCGCCGAGCTGGGTGCGCTCATCGAGGCGGCGGCGGTGCGCGCGCCGGGCGTGGTGGTCGCGGACCTGAAGATCGCCCGTGGGCTGGACTACTACACGGGGTCGGTCTACGAGACGGTGCTGGTGGGTCACGAGCAGCTGGGGTCGATCTGCTCGGGCGGTCGCTACGACACCCTCGCGACGGACGGTGCGAACACCTACCCGGGTGTGGGGCTGTCGATCGGGGTCTCGAGGCTCGTGTCGCGGTTGCTGAGCGCGGGGCTCGTGCGGGTGTCGCGGAAGGTGCCGAGCGCGGTGCTGGTCGCGGTGACGTCGGAGGAGTCGCGCACGCGGTCGGACGCGGTGGCGGGCGCGCTGCGGTCGCGGGGCATCCCGGTCGAGGTGGCGCCGTCGGCGGCGAAGTTCGGCAAGCAGATCCGGCACGCGGACCGTCGGGGCATCCCGTTCGTGTGGTTCGTGGGTGAGCCGGACGCGGACGGGGTCGTGCAGGCGGACCAGGTCAAGGACATCCGGTCGGGGGAGCAGGTGGCGGCGGAGGCCGGCTCGTGGGCGCCGCCGGCCGAGGACCTGTGGCCGACGGTGCTGCCTGCGACGGTGCCGCAGGCCTGA
- a CDS encoding peptidylprolyl isomerase, which produces MSSKRERAYERRRYEKWQQRRQVAEVRRRRQRVIAGSVVAALVLVLGVVAAVALNNESSASATPTATAVPTATATTSATDTSLVPDASLAQGRTWTGTIHLAQGDIGIELDGAAAPQAVANFVTLAGQGFFDTTTCHRLTTSRLYVLQCGDPEGTGQGGPGYTWGPIENAPTDDVYPAGTIAMARVSGDGASMGSQFFLVYEDSQIPSDSAGGYTVFGHITSGRDVLQAIADAGTAEGTETPVSDVIIEGVETQ; this is translated from the coding sequence GTGTCCAGCAAGCGCGAGCGTGCCTACGAACGCCGCCGCTACGAGAAGTGGCAGCAGCGCCGTCAGGTCGCCGAGGTCCGCCGTCGTCGTCAGCGCGTGATCGCCGGGAGCGTCGTCGCCGCCCTCGTCCTGGTCCTCGGTGTCGTCGCCGCGGTGGCCCTCAACAACGAGAGCTCCGCGTCCGCGACACCGACCGCGACCGCCGTCCCGACGGCCACAGCGACGACGAGCGCGACCGACACCTCGCTGGTGCCCGACGCCTCGCTCGCCCAGGGCCGTACCTGGACCGGCACGATCCACCTCGCGCAGGGCGACATCGGCATCGAGCTCGACGGCGCGGCGGCACCCCAGGCCGTGGCGAACTTTGTCACGCTCGCCGGCCAGGGGTTCTTCGACACCACCACGTGCCACCGCCTGACGACGTCCCGCCTGTACGTGCTGCAGTGTGGCGACCCCGAGGGCACCGGCCAGGGTGGCCCCGGCTACACCTGGGGCCCGATCGAGAACGCCCCGACCGACGACGTCTACCCGGCGGGCACCATCGCCATGGCCCGCGTGAGCGGCGACGGCGCCTCCATGGGCAGCCAGTTCTTCCTCGTCTACGAGGACTCGCAGATCCCGTCCGACTCGGCGGGTGGTTACACCGTGTTCGGCCACATCACGTCCGGCAGGGACGTGCTGCAGGCCATCGCTGACGCAGGCACCGCCGAGGGGACCGAGACCCCGGTGTCCGACGTCATCATCGAGGGAGTGGAGACCCAGTGA
- a CDS encoding FAD-dependent oxidoreductase, which yields MTVTGEGRDRSRPADEGCDVLVVGSGFGGSVTALRLVEKGYRVTVLEAGRRFADEEFAATSWDLRRFLWAPRLGCFGIQRIHRVSDSLVLAGAGVGGGSLVYANTLYRPLAPFFADPQWSHLTDWEAELSPWYEQASRMLGVTPNPTVTASDVLFRRVAARMGVEDTVRPAPVGVLFGAPGQEVEDPFFGGAGPRRTGCTQCGACMTGCRVGAKNTLVKNYLHLAERAGVRVVPLTTVTGLRPPVGDGPWLVASRGTADGVRRTWRATHVVLAAGTYNTQVLLHRSRSRGDLPLVSDRLGTLTRTNSEALLGASRPRVDPTSRLDLGVAITSSFFPDERTHVEPVRYAAGSNAMALLQTVLTTGAPRGVRWVKVLARLAAEVVRRPVTTLRALSPYRWSERTAIALVMQALDNSLDTRPRRGLLGGWGLASRPGPGEPSPTWIPQGHRAAILLAQEMGGVPGSSWGDVANMPLTAHFIGGCPIGATRAEGVLDPYQRVHGYPTLHVVDGAAVTANLGVNPSLTIAAQAERAASLWPNAGEQDPRPADQEVYVRLDRVVPRVPVVPQDAPGALHPGGHA from the coding sequence ATGACCGTCACCGGCGAAGGTCGCGACCGTTCCCGCCCCGCGGACGAGGGGTGCGACGTGCTGGTCGTCGGCTCGGGCTTCGGCGGGTCGGTGACGGCGCTGCGCCTGGTCGAGAAGGGGTACCGGGTCACGGTCCTGGAGGCCGGTCGCCGGTTCGCCGACGAGGAGTTCGCGGCCACGTCCTGGGACCTGCGTCGGTTCCTGTGGGCGCCTCGGCTGGGCTGCTTCGGCATCCAGCGCATCCACCGGGTCTCGGACTCGCTGGTGCTGGCCGGCGCTGGGGTCGGTGGCGGGTCCTTGGTGTACGCGAACACGCTCTACCGGCCTCTGGCACCGTTCTTCGCGGACCCGCAGTGGTCGCACCTGACGGACTGGGAGGCCGAGCTGTCGCCCTGGTACGAGCAGGCCTCCCGCATGCTCGGCGTGACGCCGAACCCGACGGTCACCGCCTCGGACGTGCTGTTCCGCCGGGTGGCGGCCCGGATGGGTGTCGAGGACACGGTGCGGCCTGCGCCCGTCGGGGTGCTGTTCGGCGCGCCGGGGCAGGAGGTCGAGGACCCGTTCTTCGGGGGTGCCGGTCCGCGCCGGACGGGGTGCACGCAGTGCGGGGCGTGCATGACGGGCTGCCGTGTCGGGGCGAAGAACACGCTCGTGAAGAACTACCTGCACCTGGCGGAGCGGGCAGGCGTGCGGGTCGTGCCGCTGACGACCGTGACCGGTCTGCGTCCGCCGGTCGGCGACGGGCCGTGGCTCGTGGCCTCGCGCGGGACGGCGGACGGGGTGCGTCGTACGTGGCGTGCCACGCACGTGGTCCTCGCGGCGGGCACATACAACACCCAGGTGCTCCTGCACCGTTCGCGCAGTCGCGGTGACCTGCCGCTCGTGTCCGACCGCCTGGGCACGCTGACCCGCACGAACTCGGAGGCGTTGCTCGGGGCGAGCCGGCCACGCGTGGACCCGACGTCCCGTCTGGACCTGGGGGTGGCGATCACGTCGTCGTTCTTCCCCGACGAGCGCACGCACGTCGAGCCGGTCCGGTACGCGGCCGGGTCGAATGCGATGGCGCTCCTGCAGACGGTGCTCACCACGGGTGCTCCGCGGGGGGTCCGGTGGGTCAAGGTGCTGGCCCGTCTGGCCGCCGAGGTCGTCCGCCGGCCCGTGACGACGCTGCGGGCGTTGTCCCCGTACCGGTGGAGCGAGCGGACAGCGATCGCCCTGGTCATGCAGGCGCTCGACAACTCGTTGGACACCCGGCCGCGTCGCGGGCTGCTCGGCGGGTGGGGGTTGGCGAGCCGCCCGGGTCCGGGGGAGCCGAGCCCGACCTGGATCCCGCAGGGGCACCGGGCGGCGATCCTGCTCGCGCAGGAGATGGGCGGGGTGCCCGGCAGCTCGTGGGGGGACGTGGCGAACATGCCGCTGACCGCGCACTTCATCGGCGGCTGCCCGATCGGGGCGACGCGTGCCGAGGGGGTCCTCGACCCCTACCAGCGGGTGCACGGCTACCCGACGCTGCACGTCGTCGACGGTGCCGCGGTGACCGCGAACCTGGGGGTGAACCCGTCGTTGACGATCGCAGCGCAGGCCGAGCGGGCCGCGTCCTTGTGGCCGAACGCAGGTGAGCAGGACCCGCGCCCGGCGGACCAGGAGGTGTACGTCCGCCTCGACCGGGTGGTGCCGCGCGTCCCGGTCGTGCCGCAGGACGCCCCGGGCGCGCTGCACCCGGGCGGCCACGCCTGA